One genomic segment of Streptomyces niveus includes these proteins:
- a CDS encoding ATP-binding cassette domain-containing protein — protein sequence MEGVHKRYGEKSALDGLDLVVARGTVHGVLGPNGAGKTTAVRVLATLLRHDEGVVRVAGHDVRTEAREVRRRIGLLGQHAAVDEELSGWQNLEMFGRLYHLGNKRAATRADELLERFGLAGTGRKAIKQYSGGMRRRLDLAASLITDPAVLFLDEPTTGLDPRGRAEVWASVRSLVGAGTTVLLTTQYLEEADQLADRISVVDEGRVVAEGTADQLKARIGGDRIDVVVPDLSQLASVARLFGDEATVDEERRLVSVPAANRMATLARTVRELEAAGIEAQDIGVRRPTLDEVFLRLTRRTKEAV from the coding sequence ATGGAAGGCGTACACAAGCGGTACGGCGAGAAGTCCGCGCTCGACGGGCTCGACCTGGTGGTGGCGCGCGGCACCGTGCACGGGGTGCTGGGTCCGAACGGAGCGGGCAAGACGACGGCGGTCCGGGTGCTGGCCACGCTGCTGCGGCACGACGAGGGCGTGGTGCGGGTCGCGGGGCACGACGTCCGTACGGAGGCTCGCGAGGTGCGCCGGCGGATCGGGCTGCTCGGCCAGCACGCGGCGGTGGACGAGGAACTGAGCGGGTGGCAGAACCTGGAGATGTTCGGGCGCCTGTACCACCTGGGCAACAAGCGGGCGGCGACCCGGGCCGACGAACTGCTGGAGCGCTTCGGGCTCGCCGGCACCGGACGCAAGGCGATCAAGCAGTACAGCGGGGGCATGCGGCGCCGGCTCGACCTCGCGGCCTCGCTGATCACCGATCCGGCGGTGCTCTTCCTGGACGAGCCGACGACCGGACTCGACCCGCGCGGGCGCGCCGAGGTGTGGGCCTCCGTGCGCTCGCTGGTCGGCGCAGGCACGACCGTACTGCTGACCACGCAGTACCTGGAGGAGGCCGACCAGTTGGCGGACCGGATCTCGGTCGTCGACGAAGGACGCGTGGTCGCCGAGGGGACCGCCGACCAGCTGAAGGCGAGGATCGGCGGCGACCGCATCGACGTCGTCGTGCCGGACCTGAGCCAACTGGCCTCGGTGGCACGGCTGTTCGGCGACGAGGCGACGGTCGACGAGGAGCGCCGGCTGGTCAGCGTGCCCGCCGCGAACCGGATGGCGACGCTGGCCAGGACCGTACGGGAACTGGAGGCGGCCGGGATCGAGGCGCAGGACATCGGGGTGCGCAGGCCGACTCTGGACGAGGTCTTCCTGCGGCTGACGCGACGGACCAAGGAGGCCGTATGA
- the wrbA gene encoding NAD(P)H:quinone oxidoreductase, translating to MPTSVNVAVVFYSATGTLTTMARAMTEDAEAAGATVRLRKVAELAPQAAIDSNPAWAANIEATADIAEVTPDDMRWADAVVFGSPTRYGNVSAQLKQFLDTLGGLWQAGELADKVYSGFTASATPHGGQETTLIALYNTIHHFGGILVTPGYTHASKFVDGNPYGTSHVSGQGDLPVNEQTLTAVRVQAERVVKFTRALKDGLGA from the coding sequence ATGCCCACGTCCGTCAACGTCGCTGTCGTCTTCTACTCCGCCACCGGCACCCTCACCACGATGGCCAGGGCCATGACCGAGGACGCGGAGGCCGCGGGAGCGACCGTACGGCTCCGCAAGGTCGCCGAACTCGCCCCGCAGGCTGCGATCGACTCCAATCCGGCCTGGGCCGCCAACATCGAGGCGACCGCCGACATCGCCGAGGTCACACCCGACGACATGCGCTGGGCGGACGCCGTGGTCTTCGGCTCCCCCACCCGCTACGGCAACGTCTCGGCCCAGCTCAAGCAGTTCCTGGACACCCTCGGCGGCCTCTGGCAGGCGGGGGAACTCGCCGACAAGGTCTACAGCGGCTTCACCGCCTCCGCCACGCCCCACGGCGGCCAGGAGACCACTCTGATCGCGCTCTACAACACCATCCACCACTTCGGCGGCATCCTCGTCACCCCCGGCTACACGCACGCGTCGAAGTTCGTCGACGGAAATCCGTACGGCACCTCGCACGTCTCCGGGCAGGGCGACCTCCCGGTGAACGAACAGACACTGACGGCGGTCCGCGTCCAGGCGGAGCGGGTCGTGAAATTCACCCGCGCCCTCAAGGACGGCCTCGGCGCTTGA
- a CDS encoding glutamate decarboxylase → MPLQHGTQGAEGNLRGPADNPADNHSERLRLSLNPFFGEADPIGSMTSAPPTHRLPDGPMPPSTAYQLVHDELMLDGNSRLNLATFVTTWMERQAGVLMAECRDKNMIDKDEYPRTAELERRCVTMLADLWNAPDPSAAVGCSTTGSSEACMLAGLALKRRWTTKNRDRYPGSARPNLVMGVNVQVCWEKFCNFWEVEARLVPMEGDRFHLDPQAAADLCDENTIGVVAVLGSTFDGSYEPVAELCATLDALQERRGWDIPVHVDGASGAMVAPFLDEDLVWDFRLPRVSSINTSGHKYGLVYPGVGWALWRTSAELPEELVFRVNYLGGEMPTFALNFSRPGAQVVAQYYTFLRLGRDGYRAVQQTARDVARGLADEIGAMDDFRLLTHGNELPVFAFTTAPHVKNFDVFDVSRRLREHGWLMPAYTFPANREDLSVLRVVCRNGFSADLAAMLLADLRLLLPELRRQPHPLDRDKSRATAFHH, encoded by the coding sequence ATGCCACTCCAACACGGCACGCAGGGCGCTGAGGGCAATCTGAGGGGCCCGGCGGACAATCCGGCGGACAATCACTCCGAGCGGCTCAGGCTGTCGCTCAACCCCTTCTTCGGGGAGGCCGACCCGATCGGCAGCATGACGTCCGCCCCGCCCACGCACCGGCTGCCGGACGGCCCCATGCCCCCGTCCACGGCCTACCAGCTCGTCCACGACGAGCTGATGCTGGACGGCAACTCCCGGCTCAATCTGGCCACCTTCGTCACCACCTGGATGGAGCGACAGGCCGGTGTGCTGATGGCGGAGTGCCGGGACAAGAACATGATCGACAAGGATGAGTACCCGCGGACCGCCGAATTGGAGCGGCGGTGCGTCACGATGCTCGCCGACCTCTGGAACGCCCCCGACCCGTCCGCCGCCGTCGGCTGCTCCACCACCGGCTCCAGCGAGGCCTGCATGCTCGCCGGTCTCGCGCTCAAGCGCCGTTGGACCACGAAGAACCGGGACCGCTATCCGGGCAGCGCCCGGCCCAATCTCGTGATGGGCGTCAACGTCCAGGTCTGCTGGGAGAAGTTCTGCAACTTCTGGGAGGTCGAGGCCCGTCTCGTCCCCATGGAGGGCGATCGCTTCCATCTCGACCCGCAGGCGGCGGCCGATCTCTGCGACGAGAACACCATCGGCGTCGTCGCCGTGCTCGGCTCGACCTTCGACGGCTCGTACGAACCCGTCGCCGAACTCTGCGCCACCCTCGACGCGCTCCAGGAGCGGCGCGGTTGGGACATCCCCGTCCATGTCGACGGCGCCTCCGGCGCGATGGTCGCGCCCTTCCTCGACGAGGACCTGGTCTGGGACTTCCGGCTGCCGCGCGTCTCCTCGATCAACACCTCCGGGCACAAATACGGCCTGGTCTACCCGGGCGTCGGCTGGGCGCTGTGGCGCACTTCGGCCGAACTGCCCGAGGAACTGGTCTTCCGCGTCAACTACCTGGGCGGGGAGATGCCCACCTTCGCGCTCAACTTCTCCCGGCCCGGCGCGCAGGTCGTCGCCCAGTACTACACCTTCCTGCGGCTCGGCCGCGACGGCTACCGGGCCGTCCAGCAGACGGCGCGGGACGTGGCCCGAGGGCTTGCCGACGAGATCGGGGCCATGGACGACTTCCGGCTGCTCACCCACGGGAACGAACTGCCCGTCTTCGCCTTCACCACCGCGCCCCACGTGAAGAACTTCGACGTCTTCGACGTCTCGCGGCGCCTGCGGGAGCACGGCTGGCTCATGCCCGCCTACACCTTCCCGGCCAACCGCGAGGATCTGTCCGTCCTTCGCGTGGTGTGCCGCAACGGATTCTCGGCCGACCTCGCCGCGATGCTGCTCGCCGATCTGCGGCTGCTGCTGCCGGAACTGCGCCGCCAGCCGCACCCGTTGGACCGGGACAAGTCGAGGGCGACGGCCTTCCACCATTGA
- the dacB gene encoding D-alanyl-D-alanine carboxypeptidase/D-alanyl-D-alanine-endopeptidase yields MLEPKVWQLTAGSAVLGLVLAAGAVALAGPWDSGQRKAERDWAAAQGGTGGAHHDGKRVRTPAPAPSAARVLAELGVSAESLSAPADLPGDLTTTLGPLLESPDLGPEPAASVVDVATGEQLYGQRADRLMAPASTIKIATAVAALSALGPDHRIPTTVVTADGGKGDDDKPAGKSGDKPGSDADDKPDDSPGDEADGKGEDPTEITLVGGGDATLDRAGLRSLAADTARALRDRGVHRVTVRFDVSLYSGPREHPIGPNDNIAPVTALMAGQGRLDGSAADSFGGPAPRSGDPAGDAADVFADLLRERGLRTSGQPAAGKAPQDADRLAVTYSRPVSTLVERMLTNSDNDIAESLVRQTAIEAGRPASFAGAQQAVQAELKKLKLPVDGVLLRDGSGLNRHDRLTGGLLTALLARAADPGRPELRPVLTGLPVAGFSGTLQGRYTDADATTGSGLIRAKTGTLTGVNSLAGTVVGPGGRLLAFAFLAQDAPAPDTAQRALDHLSAELAS; encoded by the coding sequence GTGCTTGAGCCGAAAGTGTGGCAGCTCACGGCGGGTTCCGCCGTGCTCGGCCTCGTACTGGCGGCCGGGGCGGTGGCCTTGGCCGGCCCCTGGGACTCCGGTCAGCGTAAGGCCGAGCGGGACTGGGCGGCCGCCCAGGGCGGTACAGGTGGCGCACATCACGACGGGAAGCGCGTGCGTACGCCGGCGCCCGCGCCCAGCGCCGCCCGCGTGCTCGCCGAACTCGGCGTGTCGGCCGAGTCCTTGTCCGCGCCCGCGGATCTGCCGGGCGACCTGACGACGACTCTGGGGCCGCTGCTCGAATCCCCCGACCTCGGACCGGAGCCCGCGGCGTCCGTCGTCGACGTCGCGACAGGCGAGCAGTTGTACGGGCAGCGCGCCGACCGGCTGATGGCACCGGCCTCCACCATCAAGATCGCCACGGCGGTAGCCGCGCTCTCCGCGCTCGGCCCCGACCACCGCATCCCCACCACCGTGGTCACGGCCGACGGCGGCAAGGGCGACGACGACAAGCCCGCGGGCAAGTCCGGCGACAAGCCCGGCAGCGACGCCGACGACAAGCCCGACGACAGTCCGGGCGACGAGGCCGACGGCAAGGGCGAGGACCCGACGGAGATCACCCTCGTCGGCGGCGGCGACGCCACCCTCGACCGCGCCGGCCTGCGCTCCCTCGCCGCCGACACCGCCAGGGCGCTGCGCGACCGCGGCGTGCACCGGGTGACCGTCCGCTTCGACGTCTCCCTCTACTCCGGGCCCCGGGAACACCCGATCGGCCCCAACGACAACATCGCTCCGGTCACCGCCCTGATGGCCGGTCAGGGCCGCCTCGACGGCTCCGCCGCCGACTCCTTCGGCGGCCCGGCACCGCGCAGCGGCGACCCGGCGGGCGACGCTGCCGATGTCTTCGCGGACCTGCTGCGTGAACGCGGCCTCAGGACCTCCGGCCAACCGGCCGCGGGCAAGGCCCCGCAGGACGCCGACCGCCTCGCCGTGACGTACTCGCGTCCCGTCTCCACCCTGGTCGAACGCATGCTGACGAACAGCGACAACGACATCGCCGAGTCGCTGGTCCGGCAGACCGCGATCGAGGCGGGCAGACCCGCGAGCTTCGCCGGCGCCCAACAGGCCGTCCAGGCCGAGCTGAAGAAGCTGAAGCTGCCCGTCGACGGCGTGCTCCTGCGTGACGGCAGCGGCCTCAACCGCCACGACAGGCTCACCGGCGGCCTGCTCACCGCGCTGCTCGCCCGCGCGGCCGACCCCGGCCGGCCCGAACTGCGACCGGTGCTCACGGGCCTCCCGGTGGCCGGATTCAGCGGCACGCTCCAGGGCCGGTACACCGACGCGGACGCGACCACCGGCAGTGGTCTGATCCGCGCCAAGACCGGCACGCTCACCGGTGTGAACTCCCTGGCGGGCACCGTCGTGGGCCCCGGCGGACGGCTCCTCGCCTTCGCCTTCCTGGCGCAGGACGCCCCGGCCCCCGATACGGCCCAACGCGCCCTGGACCACCTCTCGGCGGAACTGGCGTCCTGA
- a CDS encoding PadR family transcriptional regulator: protein MSAIRLLVLGAVRQHGRAHGYQIRNDLEFWGAHEWSNAKPGSIYHALKQMAKQGELLAHEVAPSTAGGPPRTEYELTEAGTSEYFRLLRESLVEYDQKMDVLSAGIGFIVDLPRAEAVDLLKERVRAIEAWRASVTEHYTPEDGPEQLGHIGEIMNMWIGQADSGAEWTRGFIKRIEAGAYVFSGEGEPFFGVLAEGEENPYATGVPAEGDDD, encoded by the coding sequence ATGTCAGCGATCCGGCTGCTGGTGCTCGGCGCGGTGCGTCAGCACGGCCGCGCGCACGGCTATCAGATCCGCAACGACCTGGAGTTCTGGGGTGCGCACGAGTGGTCGAACGCGAAGCCGGGCTCGATCTATCACGCGCTCAAGCAGATGGCGAAGCAGGGCGAGCTGCTGGCGCACGAGGTCGCGCCGAGCACGGCCGGCGGCCCGCCTCGTACGGAGTACGAGCTGACGGAGGCCGGCACTTCGGAGTACTTCCGGCTGCTGCGTGAGTCCCTGGTCGAGTACGACCAGAAGATGGACGTACTGTCGGCCGGCATCGGCTTCATCGTCGATCTGCCCCGCGCGGAGGCCGTCGATCTGCTGAAGGAGCGCGTGCGGGCGATCGAGGCGTGGCGGGCGTCGGTGACCGAGCACTACACGCCGGAGGACGGCCCGGAGCAGCTCGGGCACATCGGCGAGATCATGAACATGTGGATCGGTCAGGCCGACTCCGGGGCCGAGTGGACGCGCGGGTTCATCAAGCGCATCGAGGCCGGCGCGTATGTCTTCTCGGGTGAGGGCGAGCCGTTCTTCGGGGTGCTCGCCGAGGGTGAGGAGAACCCGTACGCGACGGGTGTGCCCGCCGAGGGCGACGACGACTGA
- a CDS encoding ion channel protein translates to MRVATDSPSASPSPSWRTLLPLVVPSLVVGVVASLVLLGVDELAGLLQDVLWKTLPDALGIGRHSSLWMIVMLTATGLAVGLVVRQVPGHAGPDPATTGLVDRPLPPGVVPGLLLASALALAGGVSLGPENPITAANIALAYWLGRKVAPSAPAALWLSLAAAGTIGALFGTPVAAALILTETFAAQPGPGSLWDRLFGPLVAAGAGGLTAVLIEHPTFDLSLPNHPGARWTDALAALVIAPVAAALGMAAVYAFPYAHRAFNRIGRPVLALTVGGFLLGLLGALGGYLTLFKGLSEVKTLASDPDGWSAGQFALMCGVKTVALVISAACGFRGGRIFPAVFIGVSLGLFAHALVPAVHPTVAVVCGVLGVLLAITRQGWLSLFTAAVLAADPNLLPLLCVAVLPAWLLVTGRPKMQLGEDGKALR, encoded by the coding sequence ATGCGCGTGGCCACTGACTCTCCGTCCGCTTCCCCGTCACCGTCCTGGCGCACGCTCCTTCCGCTGGTCGTCCCCTCCCTGGTCGTCGGCGTGGTCGCGAGTCTCGTCCTGCTCGGGGTGGACGAGTTGGCGGGGCTGCTCCAGGACGTGCTCTGGAAGACGCTCCCCGACGCGCTCGGTATCGGCCGGCACTCCTCCCTCTGGATGATCGTGATGCTCACGGCGACCGGCCTCGCGGTGGGGCTCGTCGTACGGCAGGTGCCCGGGCACGCGGGACCCGACCCCGCGACGACCGGGCTGGTCGACCGTCCGCTGCCGCCCGGGGTCGTGCCCGGTCTGCTGCTGGCCAGCGCTCTCGCGCTGGCGGGCGGGGTGAGCCTCGGACCGGAGAACCCGATCACCGCGGCCAACATCGCTCTCGCGTACTGGCTCGGCCGCAAGGTCGCTCCCTCCGCCCCGGCGGCGCTCTGGCTCTCGCTGGCCGCGGCCGGCACGATCGGGGCGCTCTTCGGCACCCCCGTGGCCGCCGCCCTGATCCTCACGGAGACCTTCGCGGCCCAGCCGGGGCCGGGTTCGCTCTGGGACAGACTCTTCGGGCCACTGGTCGCCGCGGGCGCCGGCGGTCTCACGGCCGTGCTGATCGAGCATCCGACCTTCGATCTCTCCCTGCCGAACCATCCGGGCGCCCGCTGGACCGACGCCCTGGCCGCGCTCGTGATCGCACCGGTCGCCGCCGCCCTCGGCATGGCCGCCGTGTACGCCTTCCCGTACGCCCACAGGGCTTTCAACCGCATCGGGCGTCCCGTACTGGCCCTGACCGTCGGCGGGTTCCTCCTCGGCCTCCTCGGGGCGCTCGGCGGATACCTCACCCTCTTCAAGGGTCTGAGCGAGGTGAAGACCCTGGCCTCCGACCCGGACGGCTGGTCGGCGGGACAGTTCGCGCTGATGTGCGGGGTGAAGACGGTCGCGCTGGTGATCTCGGCGGCCTGCGGCTTCAGAGGTGGCCGGATCTTTCCGGCGGTCTTCATCGGCGTCTCCCTCGGGCTGTTCGCCCACGCGCTCGTGCCCGCCGTACATCCGACCGTGGCCGTCGTGTGCGGTGTGCTCGGAGTGCTGCTCGCCATCACCCGCCAGGGATGGCTGAGCCTGTTCACCGCGGCCGTACTCGCCGCGGACCCGAACCTGCTCCCCCTGCTGTGCGTGGCCGTACTGCCCGCCTGGCTGCTGGTGACCGGACGCCCGAAGATGCAACTCGGCGAGGACGGCAAGGCCCTGCGGTGA
- a CDS encoding threonine/serine ThrE exporter family protein — protein sequence MVAERDEAEDRKPPSDEAHSAFTPPSGMDQVPAPEEDSPTSEFAVPQGLSPESTQETERSAFDPPSTYRARRSPQAFTPAEGVPIVRLTKEAPWQDRMRTLLRMPVGDRPVAEIVQRHDEAGPAVPRVLDLTLRIGELLLAGGEGAEDVEAAMFAVSRAYGLDRCEPNVTFTLLSISYQPSLVDDPVTASRTVRRRGTDYTRLSAVYTLVDDITTEDTDITLEEAYRRLAEIRRNRHPYPGWALTAASGLLAGSASVLVGGDLIVFVAAMVGAMLGDRLAWLCAGRGIPEFYQFVAAAMPPAAIGVALTLAAPAVNWEGRPSAVITGGLFALLPGRALVAGVQDGLTGYYITAAARLLEVMYFFIAIVVGVLIALYLGVQLNAQLDPDAALQAGEGRPVLQICAAVALSFAFAILLQQERSTVLMVALNGGVAWTVYGAMHVTGGISPVAATAVAAGVVGLFGQLFSRYRFASALPYVTAAIGPLLPGSATYFGLLGLAQNHVDDGLASLSKAAALAMAIAIGVNFGGEISRLFLKVPGAGRGSSRRAAKRTRGF from the coding sequence GTGGTGGCCGAGCGGGACGAGGCGGAGGACCGTAAGCCCCCGTCCGACGAGGCGCACAGCGCCTTCACTCCGCCGTCCGGGATGGACCAGGTGCCGGCTCCCGAGGAGGACAGCCCGACCTCGGAATTCGCGGTTCCGCAGGGGTTGAGCCCGGAGAGTACGCAGGAGACCGAGCGGTCGGCCTTCGATCCGCCGAGTACCTACCGCGCACGCCGGTCGCCCCAGGCGTTCACTCCGGCGGAGGGCGTGCCGATCGTCCGGCTGACGAAGGAAGCGCCCTGGCAGGACCGGATGCGCACGCTGCTGCGGATGCCGGTCGGGGACCGGCCGGTGGCGGAGATCGTGCAGCGGCACGACGAGGCCGGGCCCGCCGTACCGCGCGTGCTCGACCTGACGCTGCGTATCGGCGAGTTGCTGCTGGCGGGCGGTGAGGGGGCCGAGGACGTCGAGGCCGCGATGTTCGCGGTCAGCCGGGCGTACGGGCTCGACCGCTGCGAGCCGAACGTCACCTTCACGCTGCTGTCGATCTCCTACCAGCCGTCGCTGGTGGACGATCCGGTGACGGCCAGCCGGACCGTGCGCAGGCGGGGCACCGACTACACACGGCTGTCCGCCGTCTACACGCTCGTCGACGACATCACCACCGAGGACACGGACATCACGCTGGAGGAGGCGTACCGGCGGCTGGCCGAGATCAGGCGTAACCGGCACCCCTATCCGGGGTGGGCGCTGACCGCCGCGAGCGGGCTGCTGGCCGGCTCCGCGTCGGTGCTGGTCGGTGGTGATCTGATCGTGTTCGTCGCGGCGATGGTCGGCGCGATGCTCGGCGACCGGCTCGCGTGGCTCTGCGCGGGGCGCGGGATCCCGGAGTTCTACCAGTTCGTGGCCGCGGCGATGCCGCCGGCCGCGATAGGGGTCGCGCTGACCCTGGCCGCACCGGCGGTCAACTGGGAGGGCCGGCCGTCCGCCGTGATCACCGGTGGGCTCTTCGCGCTGCTGCCGGGACGGGCCCTGGTGGCGGGCGTGCAGGACGGTCTGACCGGCTACTACATCACCGCCGCCGCGCGGCTGCTCGAAGTCATGTACTTCTTCATCGCGATCGTGGTGGGGGTGCTGATCGCGCTCTATCTGGGCGTCCAGTTGAACGCCCAGCTCGACCCGGACGCGGCGCTCCAGGCCGGGGAGGGGCGGCCGGTGCTCCAGATCTGCGCCGCCGTCGCGCTCAGTTTCGCCTTCGCGATCCTGCTCCAGCAGGAACGATCCACCGTGCTGATGGTGGCCCTCAACGGAGGCGTGGCCTGGACGGTCTACGGGGCGATGCATGTCACCGGCGGGATCTCGCCGGTGGCGGCGACCGCGGTCGCCGCCGGTGTGGTGGGGCTCTTCGGGCAGTTGTTCTCGCGGTACCGGTTCGCGTCCGCGCTGCCGTACGTCACTGCCGCGATCGGGCCGCTGCTGCCCGGCTCCGCGACGTACTTCGGTCTGCTCGGTCTCGCGCAGAACCATGTGGACGACGGGCTGGCCTCGCTGTCCAAGGCCGCGGCGCTGGCCATGGCGATCGCCATCGGGGTGAACTTCGGCGGCGAGATCTCCCGGCTGTTCCTGAAGGTGCCGGGCGCGGGCCGGGGGTCGAGCCGCCGCGCGGCCAAGCGGACGCGCGGCTTCTGA
- a CDS encoding ABC transporter permease, whose translation MSTANAWVLTDCWTMTRRELAHWRRQPVQVVIGLIFPVMLLLMFGYLMGAGRGIDGEYIGFLVPGMLALTMAFGLESTMLAVTQDLGKGVIDRFRSMPMASSAVLVGRSTADMFQSALSLAVMIGVGYALGWRWNGGAGALLGAMGLLLLLRFAMLWLGIQLAMVAGKPEMVQAVQILVWPIGFFSNAFATPESMPGWLGAAVEWNPMSATATAVRDLSGVPGQLSGSWAAENAHLLAVVWPVALIALFFPLAVGRFRGLSR comes from the coding sequence ATGAGTACGGCGAACGCCTGGGTGCTCACCGACTGCTGGACGATGACGCGGCGCGAACTGGCCCATTGGCGCAGGCAGCCGGTCCAGGTGGTCATCGGGCTGATCTTCCCGGTGATGCTGCTGCTGATGTTCGGCTATCTGATGGGAGCGGGGCGCGGGATCGACGGGGAGTACATCGGCTTCCTCGTTCCCGGGATGCTCGCGCTGACCATGGCCTTCGGGCTGGAGTCCACGATGCTGGCCGTCACCCAGGACCTGGGCAAGGGGGTCATCGACCGGTTCCGCTCCATGCCGATGGCGTCCTCGGCGGTGCTGGTCGGCCGGAGCACCGCCGACATGTTCCAGTCGGCGCTGAGTCTGGCGGTGATGATCGGGGTCGGTTACGCGCTCGGCTGGCGCTGGAACGGCGGAGCCGGCGCGCTGCTGGGGGCCATGGGGCTGCTGCTTCTGCTGCGGTTCGCGATGCTCTGGCTCGGCATCCAGCTCGCGATGGTGGCGGGCAAGCCGGAGATGGTGCAGGCGGTGCAGATCCTGGTCTGGCCGATCGGTTTCTTCTCCAACGCCTTCGCCACACCGGAGTCCATGCCGGGCTGGCTGGGCGCGGCGGTCGAATGGAACCCGATGTCGGCGACGGCGACGGCGGTCCGTGATCTGTCGGGGGTTCCGGGGCAGTTGAGCGGTTCGTGGGCGGCGGAGAACGCGCATCTGCTGGCGGTGGTGTGGCCGGTCGCGCTGATCGCGCTGTTCTTCCCCCTCGCGGTGGGGCGGTTCCGGGGGCTCAGCCGCTGA
- a CDS encoding inorganic diphosphatase encodes MEFDVTIEIPKGSRNKYEVDHETGRIRLDRRLFTSTSYPADYGFVENTLGEDGDPLDALVILDEPTFPGCLIKCRAIGMFRMTDEAGGDDKLLCVPASDPRVEHLRDIHHVSEFDRLEIQHFFEVYKDLEPGKSVEGADWVGRAEAEAEIEASYKRLEAQGGAH; translated from the coding sequence GTGGAGTTCGACGTCACCATCGAGATCCCTAAGGGTTCGCGAAACAAGTACGAGGTGGACCACGAGACCGGCCGGATCCGCCTTGACCGTCGTCTCTTCACCTCGACCAGCTACCCGGCCGACTACGGCTTCGTGGAGAACACCCTCGGCGAGGACGGCGACCCGCTGGACGCGCTGGTCATCCTGGACGAGCCGACGTTCCCCGGCTGTCTCATCAAGTGCCGCGCGATCGGCATGTTCCGGATGACGGACGAGGCCGGCGGCGACGACAAGCTGCTGTGCGTCCCCGCCTCGGACCCGCGCGTGGAGCACCTGAGGGACATCCACCACGTGTCGGAGTTCGACCGTCTGGAGATCCAGCACTTCTTCGAGGTCTACAAGGACCTGGAGCCCGGCAAGTCGGTCGAGGGCGCGGACTGGGTGGGCCGCGCCGAGGCGGAGGCCGAGATCGAGGCCTCGTACAAGCGCCTCGAGGCGCAGGGCGGCGCGCACTGA
- a CDS encoding DedA family protein, translating to MTTLALGPSWLDPDYLIGTFGLIGVLVIVFAESGLLIGFFLPGDSLLFTTGLLVTSGTLTQPLWLVCLLIVLAAIIGDQVGYLFGRKVGPALFKRPDSKFFKQENVEKAHEFFEKYGPKSLVLARFVPVVRTFTPIIAGVSRMNYRSFVTFNIIGGVLWGAGVTLLGAALGKIEFVHKNIEMILILIVVLSVLPIVIEFMRARSKSKKAAAAGPAEPVDPARHMPHEPQHTQVPQDFQTQQLRVTRDEYGAPRPYNAPDDPEGPPRGGRHARR from the coding sequence GTGACAACCCTTGCGCTCGGACCGAGCTGGCTCGACCCGGACTATCTGATCGGGACCTTCGGTCTGATCGGTGTCCTGGTCATCGTGTTCGCCGAATCCGGCCTGCTCATCGGCTTCTTCCTGCCGGGTGACTCACTGCTCTTCACCACCGGACTCCTGGTGACGTCCGGCACCCTCACGCAGCCGCTGTGGCTCGTCTGTCTTCTGATCGTGCTGGCGGCGATCATCGGCGACCAGGTCGGCTATCTCTTCGGCCGCAAGGTCGGCCCCGCGCTCTTCAAGCGTCCCGACTCCAAGTTCTTCAAACAGGAGAATGTGGAGAAAGCGCACGAGTTCTTCGAGAAGTACGGCCCCAAGTCGCTGGTGCTGGCCCGCTTCGTGCCCGTCGTGCGCACGTTCACGCCGATCATCGCGGGCGTCAGCCGTATGAACTACCGGTCGTTTGTCACGTTCAACATCATCGGTGGCGTGCTCTGGGGCGCGGGCGTCACGCTGCTCGGCGCCGCGCTGGGCAAGATCGAGTTCGTCCACAAGAACATCGAGATGATCCTCATCCTGATCGTGGTGCTCTCCGTGCTGCCGATCGTGATCGAGTTCATGCGGGCCCGTTCCAAGTCCAAGAAGGCCGCCGCGGCGGGCCCCGCCGAGCCCGTGGACCCCGCGCGGCACATGCCGCACGAGCCGCAGCACACGCAGGTGCCGCAGGACTTCCAGACCCAGCAGCTGCGGGTCACGCGTGACGAGTACGGCGCCCCCCGGCCGTACAACGCCCCGGACGACCCGGAGGGCCCGCCGCGCGGCGGGCGCCACGCCAGGCGCTGA